One genomic window of Tetrapisispora phaffii CBS 4417 chromosome 13, complete genome includes the following:
- the ATG15 gene encoding triglyceride lipase ATG15 (similar to Saccharomyces cerevisiae ATG15 (YCR068W); ancestral locus Anc_6.335): MGILLKEKQQLQSTDILLSQLKGAIFVLTFILSIFAYFKLSRQADLGIPEESRQLSGSFKLTRIYRHGIGMYHDKHQILEIDDTNMESLRANYQSELYIMNTNEHDEGMDQLWTSNPMYTTDNPFNYEFKLGAKNKNLLRLVNRDPEFIEAYLDSYGSSNVFENKVLEWKEGGEDVLVPDVTDMNTVISLALMSSNAYVKLPQTGDWRNVTEPWKESRSDGYGWDSDGLRGHIFYNEVNDIVVLSVKGTSAQGIPGAGDDETTTNDKLNDNLLFSCCCARVSYLWTTVCDCYTKSYTCDESCLEQSMKRKDGYYQAVMEIYKDILEAYPTASVWLTGHSLGGALSALLARTYGLPAITFEAPGEALAAKRLHLPYPPGLPEYEEHIWHIGHTADPIFMGTCNGASSSCSIAGYAMETQCHSGYECVYDVVKDKGWHVNILNHRIHTLIDKILNEYDEVAQCVRPEECIDCYNWNFIPNQDETSSAITTTSNKKTKTNTRSKTATKTTSTTNTKTTTAVRCIGRNWVGICTDYGPAPT, translated from the coding sequence ATGGGAATATTACTGAAAGAAAAACAGCAACTTCAAAGTACTGATATACTTCTTTCGCAACTTAAAGGTgctatttttgttttgacTTTCATTTTGAGCATATTTGCATACTTTAAGTTATCTAGACAAGCTGACTTGGGGATACCTGAAGAAAGTAGACAACTCAGTGGTTCATTTAAACTTACAAGAATATACAGACATGGTATTGGAATGTACCATGATAAACACCAAATATTGGAGATAGATGATACAAATATGGAAAGTTTGAGAGCAAACTACCAGAGCGAGTTATACATAATGAACACAAATGAGCATGATGAAGGTATGGATCAACTTTGGACTAGTAATCCAATGTATACAACTGATAATCCATTCAACTACGAGTTTAAATTAGGAGCCAAGAATAAGAATTTACTAAGACTAGTAAATCGGGATCCAGAATTTATCGAAGCATACCTAGACTCCTATGGAAGTTCCAATGtctttgaaaataaagttTTGGAGTGGAAAGAGGGAGGAGAAGACGTACTTGTCCCTGATGTGACAGATATGAATACTGTTATTTCATTAGCTCTAATGTCGTCTAATGCATATGTAAAGTTGCCACAGACTGGCGATTGGAGAAACGTCACGGAACCATGGAAAGAAAGTAGATCTGATGGTTATGGATGGGATAGTGATGGATTAAGAGGTCATATTTTCTACAATGAGGTAAACGATATAGTTGTTTTATCAGTCAAAGGAACCAGTGCTCAGGGTATACCAGGTGCAGGAGATGACGAGACTACAACTAACGATAAACTTAATGACAACTTACTATTCTCTTGCTGTTGCGCAAGAGTTAGTTACCTGTGGACCACCGTCTGTGACTGTTATACAAAGTCGTATACTTGCGATGAATCGTGTCTTGAACAGTCCATGAAGAGAAAGGACGGCTATTACCAAGCTGTAATGGAAATATATAAGGATATCTTAGAAGCATATCCAACTGCATCGGTTTGGTTAACTGGTCATTCTCTAGGAGGTGCATTGTCTGCTTTATTGGCAAGAACCTATGGGCTACCGGCCATCACCTTTGAAGCTCCAGGTGAAGCTCTTGCTGCCAAGAGACTCCACTTACCATACCCACCAGGTTTGCCAGAGTATGAGGAACACATATGGCATATCGGCCACACAGCCGACCCGATATTCATGGGTACCTGTAATGGGGCATCTTCCAGTTGCTCAATAGCGGGGTACGCGATGGAAACTCAATGCCATTCAGGCTACGAGTGTGTGTATGACGTTGTCAAAGACAAAGGCTGGCACGTAAACATACTAAATCATCGAATTCACACCTTGATAGACAAAATTTTAAACGAATATGACGAAGTAGCCCAATGTGTTAGACCTGAAGAGTGTATTGACTGTTACAACTGGAACTTTATACCGAACCAAGACGAAACAAGCTCTGCCATAACAACTACTAGCAATAAGAAGACCAAGACAAATACCAGAAGTAAGACTGCCACGAAGACGACATCTACAACCAACACTAAAACCACGACGGCCGTCAGATGCATAGGCAGGAACTGGGTAGGTATCTGCACAGATTACGGTCCCGCTCCAACTTAA
- the RSA4 gene encoding Rsa4p (similar to Saccharomyces cerevisiae RSA4 (YCR072C); ancestral locus Anc_6.340) gives MATVIPPPSKKQRKAAQQEREVDIIPTSLPNVLVKFQASDTNETLGGSIRVPGAITEKQLEELLNQLNGTSDDPVPYVFSCNVKGKNKIDPEQIIDIVDNLYSTLLKPGHNTTEDIITLIYTPRAIFKVRPITRSSAAIAGHGSTILCSSFAPHTSSRMVTGAGDNTARIWDCDTQTPMVTLSGHTNWVLCVAWSPDGELIATGSMDNTIRLWEGKNGKPFGEAMRGHQKWITSLSWEPLHLVKAGERPKLATSSKDGTIKVWDTGRRVCLYTLSGHVNSVSCVKWGGKNLLYSGSHDKTVRVWDMNLGGKCINILKSHAHWVNHLSLSTDYALRVGPFDHTGIMPATPEEARAKALKNYEKVAKRNGSDEELMVTASDDFTMFLWNPSKSTKPISRMTGHQKLVNHVAFSPDGRYIVSASFDNSIKLWDSRDGKFITTFRGHVASVYQVAWSSDCRLLASCSKDTSLKVWDIRTKKLSVDLPGHLDEVYTVDWSVDGKRVCSGGKDKMVRLWTH, from the coding sequence ATGGCAACTGTAATCCCACCACCTTCtaaaaaacaaagaaagGCTGCTCAACAAGAAAGAGAGGTCGATATCATCCCTACTTCTCTACCAAATGTCTTAGTGAAGTTCCAAGCTTCAGACACAAATGAAACTTTGGGTGGTTCTATAAGAGTTCCAGGTGCAATCACTGAAAAGCAGTTAGAAGAACtattgaatcaattaaacGGCACATCCGATGATCCAGTTCCTTATGTCTTCAGTTGCAATGTTAAGggtaaaaataaaattgatccTGAACAAATTATAGATATTGTTGATAATCTATATTCAACCCTTCTGAAACCCGGTCACAATACCACTGAAGATATTATCACTTTGATATACACACCAAGAGCTATCTTCAAAGTCAGACCAATCACACGTAGTTCCGCTGCTATTGCTGGTCATGGATCAACTATTCTATGTTCCTCTTTTGCTCCACACACCAGCTCTAGAATGGTGACAGGTGCTGGTGACAATACTGCACGTATTTGGGATTGTGACACGCAGACACCAATGGTCACTTTATCAGGACACACTAATTGGGTTCTATGTGTTGCATGGTCTCCAGACGGTGAATTGATTGCAACTGGTTCAATGGATAACACTATCAGATTATGGGAAGGTAAAAATGGTAAACCTTTTGGTGAAGCCATGCGTGGTCACCAAAAATGGATTACCTCTTTATCTTGGGAACCGTTGCACTTGGTTAAGGCTGGTGAACGCCCAAAACTTGCCACTTCTTCTAAAGATGGTACAATTAAAGTTTGGGATACGGGAAGAAGAGTTTGTCTATATACATTAAGTGGTCATGTAAACTCCGTCTCTTGTGTCAAATGGGGTGGTAAAAATCTATTGTATAGTGGGTCTCACGATAAAACTGTTAGAGTTTGGGACATGAATTTAGGTGGTAAATgtattaatatattgaaatcaCATGCCCATTGGGTTAACCATCTTTCATTATCCACTGATTATGCATTAAGAGTTGGTCCATTTGACCATACAGGTATTATGCCGGCTACACCTGAAGAAGCTAGAGCCAAGgctttaaaaaattatgaaaagGTTGCAAAAAGAAATGGTtctgatgaagaattaatGGTCACAGCAAGTGACGATTTCACTATGTTCCTATGGAATCCTTCTAAGAGTACTAAACCTATTTCCAGGATGACCGGTCATCAAAAATTAGTTAATCATGTTGCATTTAGTCCAGATGGTAGATATATTGTATCAGCATCTTTTGATAACTCTATTAAGTTATGGGACAGTAGAGATGGTAAATTTATTACTACATTTAGAGGACATGTTGCCAGTGTCTATCAAGTAGCCTGGTCTTCAGACTGTAGATTGTTGGCTTCATGTTCGAAGGACACTTCATTAAAAGTTTGGGATATCAGaaccaaaaaattatcagtAGATCTTCCAGGACATCTAGATGAAGTCTATACTGTTGATTGGAGTGTCGATGGTAAGAGGGTATGCAGTGGTGGTAAAGATAAAATGGTTAGATTATGGActcattaa
- the BUD17 gene encoding putative pyridoxal kinase BUD17 (similar to Saccharomyces cerevisiae BUD17 (YNR027W); ancestral locus Anc_6.334), with the protein MTGNNNNQEISERTKRVLSIQSHVVHGYVGNKAATFPLQYQGWEVDALNTVQFSNHPGYQFFTGYSSSPNELVDIISKGLIDESELSYDAILTGYISDVEGLRKIGDLISQLCKDSKKIKWLLDPVLGDNGKLYVSEENIKIYQEILRTASIYVVTPNQFEMEVLTNVKITDLPSLRVAFEVFREHYPTIQNVVVTSVELPEHPDVLTSACSTFNNADKNKLYIDIFEVPIIPAKFSGSGDLFSAILLNNLFSYKPVPKNEGELLKSALHRTLIQEDAILKRTYELTLKEFNHTQTIDNLSIVKDLKLIQSKDLLVDESLYSNVSFKCSSI; encoded by the coding sequence ATGACGggcaataataataatcaagaGATATCTGAAAGAACTAAAAGAGTGTTATCAATTCAGTCCCATGTAGTACATGGATATGTTGGTAACAAAGCTGCCACTTTCCCATTACAATACCAAGGGTGGGAAGTAGATGCTCTGAACACCGTGCAATTTTCAAACCATCCTGGATATCAGTTTTTTACAGGTTACTCAAGTAGTCCAAATGAATTAGTCgatattatatcaaaagGTTTAATCGATGAATCAGAGCTCAGTTATGATGCCATATTGACTGGCTATATATCTGATGTGGAAGGATTACGAAAGATCGGTGATTTGATTAGTCAGCTTTGCAAAGATTctaaaaagataaaatgGTTATTGGACCCTGTACTTGGTGACAATGGCAAACTATACGTTTCtgaagaaaatatcaaGATTTATCAAGAAATATTGCGAACTGCCAGTATTTACGTAGTTACACCAAATCAATTTGAAATGGAAGTACTCACAAATGTTAAAATAACAGATCTACCAAGTCTTAGAGTGGCATTTGAAGTATTCAGAGAACACTATCCTACTATTCAAAACGTAGTAGTAACAAGCGTGGAGCTCCCTGAGCATCCTGACGTTCTTACCAGTGCATGCTCTACATTCAATAATGCAGATAAGAACAAATTGTATATAGACATCTTCGAAGTACCTATAATCCCTGCAAAGTTCAGCGGGAGTGGTGATTTATTCTCTGCcattttattaaacaatttattttcttacAAGCCAGTTCCCAAAAATGAAGGTGAGCTTCTCAAAAGTGCTTTGCATAGAACACTCATACAAGAGGATGCAATACTAAAGAGAACATATGAACTGACGTTAAAGGAATTCAATCATACACAGACCATCGACAACCTTTCAATTGTCAAggatttgaaattaatcCAATCAAAAGACCTACTAGTCGACGAGTCACTGTACTCAAATGTTTCTTTCAAATGCTCATCTATATAG
- the ALG12 gene encoding dolichyl-P-Man:Man(7)GlcNAc(2)-PP-dolichol alpha-1,6-mannosyltransferase (similar to Saccharomyces cerevisiae ALG12 (YNR030W); ancestral locus Anc_6.338) gives MRWSVADSAVIAVVSFYLIQAPFTKVEESFSIQAIYDILKYGVVDISQYNHFSFPGAVPRSFVGPLIIACLSKPLVLVSEYISRTSKPITDFDTQLLVRCVIGLTNAISLIYLKNSAIRCLELDKERLQEEDRKRKEESRSLKSRVPEVNLYTVGNWFLAFTISSFHLMFYSSRPLPNFIMAFPLTNIVFSWILLGEYRYAIALCAIVATVFRIEVAALGIGLTLFSLTFKKITVFNALKFGIIGTLTGITISLVIDSYFWHGYCVPEIDAFIFNVVEGQASKWGVESPLAYFTHYLRLIYIPPTILLLCILGYSVAPSPLRITFLTSLFHILALSLQPHKEWRFIVYSLPMITLAGSVAAAYLWENINMNTTFKMGLISLLPLSPIISGTASLIFLFISKLNYPGGNALVQFNEMIVNNNITNVTVHMCVPAKMTGITLFGELNPDVYGVVYDASEDTQILREKWSSFDYLISAEPEASYLPFEKKPENNWELINTASMFGGINTEFLVDFFVSGNQTAYSICKDMLFNGSVTDNLNNFLDSAVRHDNVLFIYKRIGYDIEEEDKGTN, from the coding sequence ATGCGTTGGTCTGTTGCAGATTCTGCTGTTATTGCGGTTGTTTCATTTTATCTAATCCAAGCACCTTTCACAAAAGTTGAAGAAAGCTTCTCAATACAAGCtatatatgatatattGAAGTATGGTGTTGTTGATATATCTCAATATAATCATTTCAGTTTTCCTGGCGCAGTTCCAAGATCATTCGTTGGGCCATTGATCATTGCCTGTTTAAGTAAACCATTGGTTCTAGTATCCGAATATATTAGTAGAACCTCTAAACCAATTACCGATTTTGACACACAGTTATTAGTTCGTTGTGTTATTGGATTAACTAATGCTATTTctctaatttatttaaagaattctGCCATTAGATGTTTAGAATTAGATAAGGAGAGattacaagaagaagacaGGAAGAGAAAAGAGGAATCCAGAAGTTTGAAATCTAGAGTCCCAGAGGTGAATTTATACACTGTGGGTAATTGGTTCCTTGCTTTCACTATATCTAGTTTCCATCTGATGTTTTATTCATCAAGACCATTACCAAACTTCATCATGGCCTTTCCTCTAACAAATATTGTCTTTAGTTGGATCTTATTAGGTGAATACAGATATGCTATTGCTTTATGTGCTATTGTAGCAACTGTCTTTAGGATTGAAGTAGCTGCGTTGGGCATAGGTCTGACTTTGTTTTCGTTGACATTTAAGAAGATCACTGTTTTTAATGCTTTGAAGTTTGGTATTATAGGTACTTTAACCGGTATCACTATCTCCTTAGTTATTGATTCTTACTTCTGGCATGGATATTGTGTTCCTGAAATAGACgcttttatttttaatgttgTCGAAGGCCAAGCTTCAAAGTGGGGTGTAGAATCTCCACTGGCATACTTTACGCATTATTTGCGTTTAATTTACATTCCTCCAACTATTCTACTGTTGTGTATTTTAGGTTACAGTGTTGCTCCTTCTCCTTTAAGAATCACATTTCTAACATCCTTATTCCACATTTTAGCTCTTTCTTTACAACCACATAAGGAATGGAGATTTATTGTATATTCATTACCAATGATTACTCTCGCAGGTAGTGTCGCCGCTGCATACTTATgggaaaatattaatatgaATACTACATTTAAGATGGGGTTAATTTCTTTACTACCATTATCACCAATCATCTCTGGTACCGCTTCTTTAATTTTCCTGTTTATTTCTAAACTGAATTATCCAGGTGGTAATGCCTTAGTtcaatttaatgaaatgaTTGTTAACAATAACATTACTAATGTGACAGTGCATATGTGTGTACCTGCTAAAATGACTGGTATCACATTGTTTGGTGAATTGAATCCTGATGTCTATGGAGTAGTATATGACGCAAGTGAGGACACTCAAATATTAAGAGAGAAATGGTCTtcatttgattatttaatcTCTGCAGAACCAGAAGCATCATATTTGccttttgaaaaaaaaccAGAAAACAATTGGGAATTAATCAACACAGCATCCATGTTTGGTGGTATTAATACCGAATTTTTAGTAGACTTTTTTGTAAGTGGAAATCAAACTGCCTATTCAATATGTAAAGATATGTTATTTAATGGTTCCGTCACAGATAACTTAAACAATTTCTTGGATAGTGCTGTGAGACATGACAATGTACTATTTATCTATAAAAGAATTGGCTATGAcatagaagaagaagataaaggaacaaattaa
- the CPR4 gene encoding peptidylprolyl isomerase family protein CPR4 (similar to Saccharomyces cerevisiae CPR4 (YCR069W) and CPR8 (YNR028W); ancestral locus Anc_6.336) produces the protein MWFNKLSFVSTFLFFVTLVLALDKEKIYEPNPPTTHRVFMTIKYFDVKADKFKEQEITIDLYGTVVKKTVFNFASLAEGVKARIQGQDPNDIKVLGYKGTKFTKVVPNGMILGGDVIPEIGPFSVHGPSFPDENFFLKHDRPGRLAMANNGPDSNNSQFFISTKLEPATELDNRSVVFGQVVSGLEGLLDSVQNVETGPNNKPVRDVEITYSVVNELKLADPEGLHTAYIQKVEKFRRGDESQGISIKQMLTEGSKKKKSVKGKAKGKKSATGFQPIQALYIILGLAGLAIIIQFIRKSLKKKSKNTAALRTD, from the coding sequence ATGTGGTTTAACAAGCTATCTTTCGTGTCTACTTTCCTGTTCTTTGTCACTTTGGTATTGGCCTTGGACAAAGAGAAGATCTATGAACCCAATCCACCAACCACTCACAGAGTCTTTATGACTATCAAGTACTTCGATGTTAAGGCTGACAAGTTCAAGGAACAAGAAATCACCATTGATTTATATGGTACAGTCGTCAAGAAGACTGTCTTCAACTTTGCATCTTTAGCTGAAGGTGTCAAAGCCAGAATTCAGGGTCAAGATCCAAACGATATCAAGGTTTTAGGTTACAAGGGTACCAAGTTCACCAAGGTTGTTCCAAACGGTATGATATTGGGTGGTGATGTTATCCCAGAAATTGGTCCATTCTCTGTCCACGGTCCATCTTTCCCAGATGAAAACTTCTTCTTGAAGCACGACAGACCAGGTAGATTGGCCATGGCTAACAACGGTCCAGATTCCAATAACTCACAATTCTTCATCTCCACTAAGTTGGAACCAGCTACCGAATTGGACAACAGAAGTGTTGTCTTTGGTCAAGTTGTTTCCGGTTTAGAAGGTTTATTAGACTCTGTTCAAAATGTCGAAACTGGTCCAAACAACAAACCAGTCAGAGATGTTGAAATCACATACTCTGTTGTCAACGAATTGAAATTAGCTGATCCAGAAGGTTTACACACTGCCTACATTCAAAAGGTCGAAAAGTTCAGAAGAGGTGATGAATCCCAAGGTATCTCTATCAAACAAATGTTAACCGAAGGTTCCAAGAAAAAGAAGTCTGTCAAGGGTAAAGCTAAGGGTAAAAAGTCCGCCACTGGTTTCCAACCAATCCAAGCTTTATACATCATCTTAGGTTTAGCTGGTTTAGCCatcattattcaattcatcaGAAAATCTTTAAAGAAGAAGTCAAAGAACACTGCTGCGTTAAGAACtgattaa